A single genomic interval of Helicoverpa armigera isolate CAAS_96S chromosome 22, ASM3070526v1, whole genome shotgun sequence harbors:
- the LOC110370776 gene encoding CDP-diacylglycerol--inositol 3-phosphatidyltransferase codes for MTESKENIFLFVPNIIGFGRVILAIISFYFMPTHCILACVCYVTSALLDAIDGHAARYFNQSTKFGAILDQLTDRAGTACLMMTLATFYPQYTFWFQISMAIDITCHWLYLHTVTLQGKASHKFIDMSENPIMRIYYTNKLVLFFMCAGNEAFYAALYVMYFYSGPTVLGVGLYKLIAIISAPVAIVKAGISVLQGVVGAINLSTIDINERAALAAKQKN; via the exons ATGACTGAAtctaaagaaaacattttccttTTCGTGCCTAACATCATCG GTTTTGGGCGAGTGATCCTTGCGattatttctttctattttatgCCGACGCACTGTATACTAGCGTGCGTCTGCTACGTGACCTCCGCTTTGCTGGACGCCATAGATGGTCATGCCGCAAGATACTTTAACCAAA GTACAAAGTTTGGTGCAATCCTGGACCAGCTGACTGACAGAGCTGGTACCGCCTGCCTAATGATGACCCTGGCAACCTTCTACCCACAGTACACATTCTGGTTCCAAATCTCCATGGCTATTGACATCACGTGCCACTGGTTGTACCTTCACACCGTCACCTTGCAAGGAAAGGCTTCCCACAAGTTCATTGATATGTCTGAGAACCCCATAATGCGTATCTATTACACTAACAAGTTGGTGCTCTTCTTCATGTGTGCGGGCAATGAGGCGTTCTATGCAGCTCTCTATGTGATGTACTTCTATTCTGGACCTACag TTCTGGGTGTTGGCCTGTACAAACTGATTGCGATCATCTCTGCACCAGTCGCTATTGTTAAGGCTGGAATTTCAGTCCTACAGGGTGTTGTTGGAGCCATCAACCTTTCTACTATTGACATCAACGAGCGAGCTGCTTTGGCTGCCAAGCAGAAGAACTAA
- the LOC110370775 gene encoding T-complex protein 1 subunit zeta, with protein MAAISLLNPKAELARASQALAVNISAAKGIQDVMRTNLGPKGTMKMLVSGAGDIKITKDGNVLLHEMQIQHPTASLIARASTAQDDATGDGTTSTVLLIGELLKQADIYISEGLHPRILTEGFDLARAKALEVLDSIKLPIEVKRENLLDVARTSLKTKVHASLADVLTDACVDAVLTIRIQDKPADLHMVEIMEMQHKTATETTLVKGLVLDHGTRHPDMPKRVENAYILTCNISLEYEKTEVNSGFFYKSAEDREKLIAAERDFIDQRVKKIIELKKKVCDGTDKHFVVINQKGIDPLSLDAFAKEGIMGLRRAKRRNMERLALACGGVAMNSVDGLSEECLGYAGLVYEHILGEEKYTFVEECKNPQSVTILIKGPNKHTLAQIKDAVRDGLRAINNAIEDKCVIPGASAFEIKANMELLKYKDTVKGKARLGIQAYAEALLVIPKTLAINSGYDAQDTIVKLQEESRLSPDPIGLDLSTGEAIKPTDLGIIDNYVVKKQIINSCSVIASNLLLVDEIMRAGMSSLKG; from the exons ATGGCCGCAATCAGTTTATTAAACCCTAAAGCTGAATTAGCGAGGGCTTCCCAAGCTCTGGCTGTAAATATTTCGGCAGCAAAAGGAATTCAAGATGTCATGAGAACTAACCTCGGACCCAAAGGGACAAtgaaaat GTTGGTATCTGGAGCTGGTGACATAAAAATCACTAAAGATGGCAATGTCCTGCTACATGAGATGCAAATCCAGCACCCGACTGCTTCGCTAATTGCTCGCGCTTCCACCGCCCAAGATGATGCCACTGGAGACGGAACCACCTCTACGGTCTTACTTATTGGAGAACTGCTGAAACAGGCAGATATTTACATCAGCGAAG GTTTGCACCCTAGGATTCTCACAGAAGGCTTTGACCTGGCTCGCGCGAAGGCTCTTGAAGTGCTTGATTCAATCAAGTTGCCTATTGAAGTGAAGCGTGAAAACCTGCTCGATGTTGCTCGTACATCTCTCAAGACTAAG GTCCACGCTAGCTTAGCTGATGTGCTAACTGATGCCTGTGTGGATGCAGTACTGACTATCCGCATACAAGACAAACCTGCTGACTTGCACATGGTAGAAATCATGGAAATGCAGCACAAGACGGCTACAGAGACTACACTTGTTAAAG GTTTGGTCCTAGACCATGGAACCCGTCACCCTGACATGCCCAAGCGTGTTGAAAATGCCTACATCCTCACATGCAACATTTCTCTTGAATACGAGAAGACTGAGGTTAACTCTGGATTCTTCTACAAGTCTGCTGAGGACAGGGAGAAGTTGATCGCTGCTGAACGTGACTTCATTGATCAACGAGTTAAGAAG ATCATTGAATTGAAGAAGAAGGTCTGTGATGGCACTGACAAACACTTTGTTGTCATCAACCAGAAAGGTATTGACCCCCTGTCTCTGGATGCTTTCGCCAAGGAGGGCATTATGGGATTGCGCAGAGCTAAGAGGCGTAACATGGAACGTCTCGCGCTCGCGTGCGGTGGTGTCGCCATGAACTCCGTTGATGGTCTCTCTGAAGAATGTCTTGGTTATGCTGGTCTTGTTTACGAACACATTCTTGGTGAGGAGAAGTATACCTTTGTAGAAGAGTGCAAGAATCCCCAGTCTGTTACAATTCTCATCAAGGGACCCAACAAGCACACTTTAGCTCAAATCAAGGACGCTGTCCGCGACGGCCTCCGAGCCATCAACAACGCTATCGAAGATAAATGCGTGATTCCCGGCGCTAGTGCTTTCGAGATCAAGGCTAACATGGAGTTACTGAAATACAAGGACACTGTAAAGGGAAAGGCTCGTCTAGGAATCCAAGCATACGCCGAAGCTTTACTGGTTATTCCTAAGACTTTGGCTATTAACTCTGGTTATGATGCGCAAGACACTATCGTGAAGCTTCAAGAAGAGTCGCGCTTGAGCCCCGACCCGATCGGTCTGGACTTGAGTACCGGCGAAGCTATTAAACCTACAGACTTGGGTATCATAGACAACTATGTCGTCAAGAAACAAATCATCAACTCCTGCTCCGTTATTGCCAGCAACCTCCTCCTCGTCGACGAGATTATGAGAGCGGGCATGAGCAGTCTGAAAGGATAA
- the Unc-45 gene encoding protein unc-45 homolog B → MGVSVDEAETYKNKGNEAFKVENYEEAITLYSKAVDLAEKDSRNLSTYLKNRAAAYLKIKDYDKVIKDCDEALRIVPEDPKALFRRSQALECLERFEEAYRDAKTIFTVDPSNKAVQPVLTRLYAVVQERARQNAQTSNKVEQMFKLAFNLNEDLEKREKAMSNLMVLAKENAGAEIMLKNGVVHKIQQLLKVEKHSDIYVNAIRVISHLCKRSVERTRAVIKIVGIPWLLEVIDSDNEERVNAAQYCLQIVLNTFSGMDNKKDSKPDPKLCEEYKSEIDTLLTCITYSITNRVITGLARDAIIELIMRNCHFSAINWAERFVEIKGLQRLLEVCSELEEYKYESALNITPSSSTIAAACLSRIYENMYYDEAREKFNNQVDDFVKDKLMSPDLESKVRVTVAITSLLRGPLDVGNYVISKEGIIEMILVMAQTEDSLQQKVACECLVAAASKKDKARTIIDKGVDILKKLYQSKNDAVRVRALVGLCKVGSFGGDDASVRPFADGSTKKLAEACRKFLINPAKENDVRKWAAEGLSYLTLDADVKEKLVEDKAALQALIELAKSGDQSCLYGVVTTLVNLCNAYEKQEVMPEMLELAKFAKHHIPETHELDDPDFVSKRITVLAKAGVTSGLVALAKTESHNSRELIARVFNAICGLPELRGIVVQQGGAKVLLPMTLEGTQNGKKQAAQALARIGITINPEVAFPGQRNLEVVRPLVALLHPDCSALENFEAMMALCNLAGMNESTRNRILKEGGLAKIEHYLYEDHEMLLRAATQCICNLVQSEDVIKTYEGNNDKTKFLYLLCQEEDVDTVMAAAGALCILTSTSKICCRKLLDVQVWPETLRCLLANPNKEIQYRGTYMLYNIISGDKDIAAKVFETDIMEILMALTKLDDPEAKRTIENAQKCLNAAEEMGVIRKPEDGPMLDPFKEAEENEEET, encoded by the coding sequence ATGGGTGTATCTGTTGATGAAGCCGAAACTTACAAGAATAAAGGTAACGAAGCCTTTAAAGTTGAGAACTATGAAGAAGCGATAACCCTATACAGCAAGGCTGTCGACCTCGCCGAGAAAGACAGCCGCAACTTATCAACTTACCTCAAGAACCGCGCCGCCGCTTATCTGAAGATTAAAGACTATGACAAAGTAATCAAAGACTGCGATGAAGCCTTACGAATAGTTCCGGAAGATCCAAAAGCCTTATTTCGACGGTCTCAAGCATTGGAATGTTTGGAAAGGTTTGAGGAAGCATATCGTGATGCGAAAACGATATTCACTGTAGATCCTTCCAACAAAGCCGTGCAGCCGGTGTTAACTCGATTATACGCCGTCGTACAGGAGAGAGCCAGGCAAAATGCGCAGACTAGTAATAAAGTGGAGCAGATGTTCAAACTTGCCTTTAACTTAAATGAAGATTTAGAAAAACGTGAAAAGGCTATGTCTAACCTGATGGTGCTTGCTAAGGAAAACGCTGGTGCCGAGATAATGTTAAAAAATGGTGTAGTTCATAAAATACAACAGTTGCTTAAAGTTGAGAAACATTCTGATATATATGTTAATGCGATAAGAGTTATAAGCCATCTTTGTAAGAGAAGCGTTGAAAGAACGAGAGCAGTGATCAAGATTGTTGGTATTCCTTGGTTGCTAGAAGTTATTGATAGTGACAATGAAGAAAGAGTCAATGCGGCCCAATACTGTCTTCAAATCGTGTTGAATACCTTTTCTGGAATGGATAACAAAAAGGATTCTAAACCAGACCCTAAACTTTGTGAAGAATATAAAAGTGAAATAGATACTCTACTTACTTGCATTACTTACTCAATAACAAACAGAGTCATCACTGGACTTGCCAGAGATGCAATTATTGAATTAATCATGAGAAACTGCCATTTCAGTGCAATCAACTGGGCAGAAAGGTTTGTAGAAATTAAGGGATTGCAGAGGTTGCTCGAGGTTTGCAGTGAGTTGGAAGAGTACAAATATGAATCAGCTTTAAACATCACTCCTTCATCTAGCACTATAGCTGCTGCATGCCTGTCAAggatttatgaaaatatgtattatgatgAAGCAAGAGAAAAATTCAATAATCAAGTTGATGACTTTGTAAAAGACAAGCTCATGTCACCTGACTTGGAATCTAAAGTACGAGTTACTGTTGCCATCACCTCTTTACTCAGAGGTCCTCTTGATGTGGGCAATTATGTTATATCAAAAGAAGGTATTATTGAGATGATCTTGGTAATGGCTCAGACTGAAGACTCTCTTCaacaaaaagtagcctgtgaATGCTTGGTGGCTGCTGCTTCTAAGAAAGATAAAGCAAGGACTATAATAGATAAAGGAgttgatattttgaaaaaactgtaTCAAAGCAAAAATGATGCTGTCAGAGTAAGGGCATTAGTAGGCCTGTGCAAGGTTGGCAGCTTTGGAGGTGATGATGCTTCTGTGCGTCCCTTTGCTGATGGTTCAACCAAAAAGTTAGCAGAAGCTTGCAGAAAATTCCTAATTAACCCTGCTAAAGAAAATGATGTGAGAAAGTGGGCAGCTGAAGGCCTCTCATATCTAACTTTGGATGctgatgtaaaagaaaaacttgttgAAGACAAAGCTGCCCTCCAAGCTCTCATTGAATTAGCAAAAAGTGGTGACCAGTCTTGTCTTTATGGTGTAGTTACCACTTTAGTGAATTTATGTAATGCATATGAAAAGCAGGAGGTTATGCCAGAAATGTTGGAACTTGCAAAGTTTGCCAAGCATCACATACCAGAAACACATGAATTGGATGATCCAGATTTCGTCAGCAAGAGGATAACAGTATTAGCCAAAGCTGGTGTAACATCAGGTTTGGTTGCACTAGCCAAAACTGAGAGTCATAATTCAAGAGAATTAATTGCAAGAGTATTTAATGCCATTTGTGGTTTACCAGAACTTAGAGGAATAGTTGTACAGCAGGGTGGAGCTAAAGTGTTGCTACCCATGACATTAGAAGGCACTCAGAATGGCAAGAAACAAGCAGCACAAGCATTGGCACGTATTGGAATCACTATTAATCCAGAAGTGGCTTTCCCTGGCCAACGTAATTTGGAAGTTGTAAGGCCACTTGTGGCATTGCTGCATCCTGACTGCTCTGCTTTGGAGAACTTTGAGGCCATGATGGCACTTTGCAATTTAGCTGGAATGAATGAATCTACCAGAAACAGAATACTTAAAGAGGGAGGACTTGCTAAAATTGAACATTATTTGTATGAAGATCATGAAATGTTGTTAAGAGCTGCCACACAATGTATTTGTAATTTAGTTCAATCTGAAGATGTTATTAAAACTTATGAAGGAAAcaatgacaaaacaaaattccTGTATCTATTGTGCCAAGAAGAAGACGTGGACACTGTTATGGCTGCTGCAGGTGCCCTGTGCATATTAACTTCTACAAGCAAAATTTGCTGCAGAAAATTATTAGATGTTCAAGTTTGGCCAGAAACATTGAGATGCTTATTAGCTAATCCAAATAAAGAAATTCAGTACAGAGGTACATACATGCTCTATAACATAATATCTGGTGACAAAGATATTGCAGCAAAGGTGTTTGAAACTGACATTATGGAAATATTAATGGCTCTGACGAAATTAGATGATCCAGAAGCAAAGAGGACAATTGAAAATGCTCAGAAATGTCTTAATGCAGCTGAAGAAATGGGTGTTATTAGAAAACCTGAAGATGGGCCCATGCTGGATCCGTTTAAAGAGGCAGAGGAAAACGAGGAAGaaacataa
- the LOC110370782 gene encoding MOG interacting and ectopic P-granules protein 1: MSISTATDERTEGDDDTSQGSQPKDDSSDSENENEPQSQNGGSPVPEVHEITSDDDEDCVVTNDDDDESSNSSTDSNDSSDESQSENKTSDDKKIEEQHMENGGDESDIEEVSMEDPLNEAPANKNKPIVVSDTKSLTDLANKQSKSNGEQSNEPTVVIIDTNSILTTKPPPSAAHKPTSTSAIDAHNLCQSIAARGTTITPVSVKNAASNNSTPAPQPNILPSLTDDMFVVEAPSFIVPYVYEKPSVKPFREFVDKLGKELEELKIKEELEKLEKEKVEKEKKERERQERIERGEEVEEEPSETKSGDDSMKEKKAEKKQKKRRGHEEDDDSWDGESSSESDDDVPSDDDAVVIKDRDDTIDQLKDPISLIAKGLSGGKPDSYFDCSLGQFFINIGLNLVQEYVQSDLLKHQNRKLYKEKKSGRSTKATEAAIASLTQNLEFSKKTNAPYALIQRRCDFCSFKTESMLVMAHHLEAPHMKNNIYKCNSCEFEIRSPHDILFHMEAEHNIRGRLERAPAYQQCANCHFEDNSKTKLARHLIACAKKFKPDLNLAPPIEWEPPAKIPKLTRARNNMVGSYQTNFNRSQMNMNNLSRPQMNMSNVIPSMPILGRPRGRPPITGPPRPQNVSGVPILRSGVMIMHNTPAVGTTIANYPMIQNQTNNATPKISITPLPRAPQPSSSQSSQNSKATFVICEICDGYIKDLEQLRNHMQWIHKVKIHPKMIYNRPPLNCQKCQFRFFTDQGLERHLLGSHGLVTSSMQEAANKGKDAGRCPVCGRVYQWKLLNHVSRDHNMTLKPAHLSYKCTVCTATFGMYKQFENHVYSAHSVVAKRVMDKSKTPASSTKPDSDPLLKPLKISDEITIIPQPAKSTVTITAKGK; the protein is encoded by the exons ATGTCAATTTCTACGGCCACAG ACGAGCGGACAGAAGGTGATGATGATACATCACAAGGAAGCCAGCCAAAGGATGACAGCAGTGActctgaaaatgaaaatgagcCTCAGAGCCAAAATGGGGGCTCTCCTGTCCCTGAGGTTCATGAGATCACCAGTGACGACGATGAGGATTGTGTAGTgactaatgatgatgatgatgaaagttcTAATTCAAGTACTGATAGTAATGATAGTTCTGATGAATCacaaagtgaaaataaaacaagtgaTGACAAGAAAATTGAAGAACAACATATGGAGAATGGTGGTGATGAATCTGATATTGAAGAAGTGTCTATGGAGGATCCCCTAAATGAAGCCCCTGCTAACAAGAACAAGCCCATTGTAGTCAGTGACACCAAAAGCCTCACTGACTTGGCTAATAAACAATCCAAGTCTAATGGGGAACAGAGTAATGAGCCTACTGTAGTTATCATTGATACAAATTCCATCTTGACCACCAAGCCACCGCCGTCAGCAGCTCACAAGCCAACATCCACCAGTGCTATTGACGCTCACAACTTGTGTCAGAGTATTGCTGCCCGAGGCACCACCATTACTCCAGTGAGCGTAAAAAACGCTGCCAGCAATAACAGCACCCCAGCACCACAGCCAAACATATTGCCTTCCCTTACTGATGACATGTTTGTGGTAGAAGCACCTTCCTTTATAGTTCCCTATGTGTATGAAAAACCTTCTGTGAAACCTTTTAGGGAATTTGTGGATAAATTAGGTAAAGAACTGGAAGAGCTTAAGATTAAAGAAGAGCTTGAAAAACTTGAAAAGGAAAAGGTCGAAAAGGAGAAGAAAGAAAGGGAAAGGCAAGAGAGAATTGAAAGGGGTGAGGAAGTAGAAGAAGAACCTAGTGAGACTAAAAGTGGAGATGACTCAATGAAAGAGAAAAAGGCAGAGAAAAAGCAGAAAAAAAGACGTGGCCATGAAGAAGATGATGATTCTTGGGATGGCGAGTCCTCCTCAGAATCTGATGATGACGTACCTTCTGATGATGATGCAGTAGTTATTAAGGACAGAGATGATACTATTGATCAACTGAAAGACCCTATCAGTTTGATTGCTAAAGGTCTTAGTGGTGGTAAACCAGACAGTTATTTTGACTGTTCCCTGGGacaattttttataaatattggtcTTAATTTAGTTCAAGAATATGTGCAAAGTGATCTTCTGAAACACCAAAACAGAAAATTGTACAAGGAAAAGAAATCTGGCAGAAGCACTAAAGCTACTGAAGCAGCTATTGCATCTCTCACTCAGAATTTAGAGTTCAGTAAGAAAACAAATGCACCTTATGCTCTTATCCAAAGGAGGTGTGACTTTTGTAGCTTTAAAACAGAGTCCATGTTGGTAATGGCTCATCATCTAGAAGCACCACACATGAAGAACAATATCTACAAATGTAATTCATGTGAGTTTGAAATTCGTAGTCCACATGACATATTGTTCCACATGGAGGCTGAGCATAACATCAGAGGCAGATTGGAAAGAGCACCAGCATACCAACAATGTGCTAATTGTCACTTTGAAGACAACAGCAAGACAAAGCTAGCGCGACATCTTATCGCATGTGCGAAAAAATTCAAACCAGATCTTAATTTGGCTCCTCCAATTGAGTGGGAGCCACCGGCGAAAATACCAAAACTAACACGAGCTCGTAATAATATGGTAGGCTCTTACCAGACTAACTTCAATAGGTCACAGATGAATATGAACAATTTGAGTCGACCTCAAATGAATATGTCAAATGTAATTCCAAGCATGCCTATACTTGGCAGACCGCGCGGACGGCCGCCGATCACCGGGCCGCCACGCCCGCAGAACGTGTCGGGCGTTCCGATCTTACGCAGCGGTGTCATGATCATGCACAACACTCCTGCCGTGGGGACCACTATTGCCAATTATCCTATGATACAAAACCAGACCAACAATGCAACACCTAAGATATCAATCACCCCGCTTCCCCGAGCTCCACAACCATCATCTTCCCAATCGTCACAAAACTCCAAGGCTACTTTTGTCATATGCGAAATATGTGATGGTTATATCAAAGACCTAGAACAATTGAGGAACCACATGCAATGGATTCATAAAGTGAAAATCCATCCTAAGATGATTTATAACAGACCACCATTGAATTGCCAAAAGTGCCAATTTAGATTTTTCACTGATCAGGGGCTGGAAAGGCATCTTCTTGGTTCACACGGTCTAGTGACAAGTTCCATGCAGGAAGCTGCGAACAAGGGGAAGGATGCCGGCAGGTGTCCAGTGTGCGGCAGAGTGTATCAATGGAAGTTATTAAACCATGTTTCAAGGGACCACAATATGACTTTGAAACCAGCTCACCTCTCATACAAGTGCACTGTTTGCACAGCCACATTCGGCATGTACAAACAGTTTGAAAACCATGTGTATTCAGCTCACAGTGTGGTGGCTAAGCGAGTGATGGATAAGAGCAAGACTCCTGCGTCTTCCACCAAGCCTGACTCAGATCCTCTGCTGAAACCACTCAAAATAAGTGATGAGATTACGATCATACCACAACCTGCAAAATCAACGGTTACTATTACTGCTAAAGggaaataa